A region from the Kribbella shirazensis genome encodes:
- a CDS encoding family 43 glycosylhydrolase — MPRLSRRLLAAALAVFSLTAFLSPPAPAATTAAVFPSVVIGENFPDPDVFQHNGTWYAYATNGGRGTVPVATAPSANGPWTVRGDAMPGGPSSAWAQPGRTWAPDVHPNPDGSFTLTYTAWHKASGRQCVGVATATNPLGPFQPVGTAPLICPLDLGGAIDANTFVANDGTRYLVWKNDGNAISKPSTLWLTRTADNGRTLVGGNTAMLTSNSVIEAPDLVQRGSQYVLFFSGGGYTDCNYLTSYATSKSLSGPWTTAYRPLMTTATFDGRICGPGGADVVGNKVFVHGWVGGGRHVYVADVGWANDYPVVRGSRVRYEAERGTLNHCVVRSNAAGASDGKVVAYIDYADSWVENTVFAPVAGGYTLHVGYANGSASTASHGLVVNGNNAGSVSYPVTGWDNWRQSSVSVTLKAGWNTIRLTKGTLYTEVDYLEVQ, encoded by the coding sequence ATGCCGCGACTTTCCCGCAGACTTCTGGCGGCCGCTCTGGCCGTCTTCAGCCTCACAGCCTTCCTGTCACCGCCGGCGCCCGCGGCCACCACGGCCGCCGTCTTCCCGAGCGTGGTCATCGGCGAGAACTTCCCCGATCCGGACGTCTTCCAGCACAACGGCACCTGGTACGCCTACGCCACCAACGGCGGCCGCGGCACCGTTCCGGTCGCGACCGCGCCGAGCGCGAACGGCCCGTGGACGGTCCGCGGCGACGCCATGCCCGGCGGCCCGTCGAGCGCGTGGGCCCAGCCCGGCCGCACCTGGGCGCCCGACGTCCACCCGAACCCCGACGGCAGCTTCACCCTCACCTACACCGCCTGGCACAAGGCCTCCGGCCGCCAGTGCGTCGGCGTAGCCACCGCCACGAATCCGCTCGGTCCGTTCCAGCCCGTCGGTACGGCGCCGTTGATCTGCCCGCTCGACCTCGGCGGCGCGATCGACGCGAACACGTTCGTGGCCAACGACGGCACCCGCTACCTCGTCTGGAAGAACGACGGCAACGCGATTAGCAAGCCGTCGACGCTCTGGCTGACCCGGACCGCGGACAACGGCCGGACCCTGGTGGGCGGCAACACCGCGATGCTCACGTCGAACAGTGTGATCGAGGCGCCGGACCTCGTGCAGCGCGGCAGCCAGTACGTGCTGTTCTTCTCCGGCGGCGGGTACACCGACTGCAACTACCTGACGTCGTACGCGACCTCGAAGAGCCTGAGCGGCCCGTGGACGACGGCGTACCGCCCGTTGATGACGACCGCGACGTTCGACGGCCGCATCTGCGGGCCGGGCGGTGCGGACGTCGTCGGCAACAAGGTGTTCGTCCACGGGTGGGTCGGCGGCGGCCGGCACGTGTACGTCGCCGACGTCGGGTGGGCGAACGACTACCCGGTGGTCCGCGGCAGCCGCGTGCGGTACGAGGCCGAACGCGGCACGCTGAACCACTGCGTCGTACGGTCGAACGCCGCCGGCGCGTCGGACGGGAAGGTGGTCGCGTACATCGACTACGCGGACTCGTGGGTGGAGAACACCGTGTTCGCTCCGGTCGCGGGTGGTTACACGCTGCACGTCGGGTACGCCAACGGCTCGGCGTCCACCGCGAGCCACGGCCTCGTTGTCAACGGCAACAACGCGGGCTCGGTCAGTTATCCGGTCACCGGCTGGGACAACTGGCGCCAGAGCTCGGTCTCCGTCACGCTCAAGGCCGGCTGGAACACGATCCGGCTGACCAAGGGCACCCTGTACACGGAGGTCGACTACCTCGAAGTGCAGTAA
- a CDS encoding DedA family protein: MTGDTKFDLWYLFALAGAVLIGAVLPVLPTGAAVSAGAVLASHGSPIGLVGVLIAGAAGAYVGDLIVYAGCRFGGERLAKRVGWLRDNASLDNLRERLADHEITVLLTSRLIPGGRVPVLLAAGLAGYKWERFAIVDLTASSLWAAVYMAIGLLGYALFDEPWEGVVAAIALVALTTVVSSLVRRARRKRSETE, translated from the coding sequence ATGACCGGAGACACCAAGTTCGACCTGTGGTACCTGTTCGCGCTCGCCGGGGCGGTGCTGATCGGTGCGGTGCTTCCCGTGCTGCCGACGGGCGCCGCGGTGTCGGCGGGCGCCGTACTGGCATCGCACGGCAGCCCGATCGGGTTGGTCGGGGTGCTGATCGCGGGCGCGGCCGGAGCGTATGTCGGCGATTTGATCGTGTACGCCGGGTGCCGGTTCGGCGGTGAGCGGCTGGCCAAGCGGGTCGGGTGGTTGCGTGACAACGCGTCGCTGGACAATCTCCGGGAACGGTTGGCCGACCACGAGATCACCGTGCTGCTGACGTCCCGGCTGATCCCGGGCGGCCGCGTGCCGGTGCTGCTGGCCGCCGGCCTCGCCGGGTACAAGTGGGAGCGGTTCGCCATCGTCGACCTGACTGCTTCGTCGCTGTGGGCCGCGGTCTACATGGCGATCGGTCTGCTCGGGTACGCGCTCTTCGACGAGCCGTGGGAGGGCGTGGTGGCCGCGATCGCACTGGTCGCCCTCACCACCGTGGTCAGCAGCCTGGTCCGGCGCGCCCGGCGCAAGCGGTCAGAGACCGAATGA
- the dacB gene encoding D-alanyl-D-alanine carboxypeptidase/D-alanyl-D-alanine-endopeptidase, with the protein MSLLPRVSGRGVVATVAAVAAVVAGGAAGGAGGVMTQSAQAPAAVQQTALQQKLDSLLNDSRYDGSQVALVVRDATTGETLYDRNGGQRMLPASNTKLFSSTAAMHVLGPSYRFHTDVLATAPVRGGQLVGDLYLKGYGDPTALESDYAALAKQLKAAGVRRVYGNLIADDTYFDHVRLGDSWAWDDEPFYYNAQISALTLAPDTDYDSGTAIVESRPGATVGAPVQLALVPANGVLQLVNTATTGAAGSSNTLSIERDHGTNVVRATGSVPLGASVGEEWVTVWEPELYAADVFRRALAAEGISVSGRIKNAATPAGATRLARDESMTVGELMTPFLKLSNNMHAETLVKAMGAVAEAEGSWPAGLGVTTDYAKSVGVDTSRIRLSDGSGLSRKVNVTADAITDLLIGVQKETWWQQWYDALPIAGNPQRFVGGTLRSRMANTPAANNLHGKTGSLTGVTSLSGYVTNKDGRKLAFAMISNNYLISPRSIEDAVGVTLASWSDQAPPAAVSTLRTAQSACELEWDKAC; encoded by the coding sequence GTGAGTCTTTTACCGAGAGTGTCGGGGCGTGGGGTGGTCGCCACCGTCGCCGCGGTTGCGGCCGTCGTCGCGGGAGGTGCCGCTGGTGGCGCCGGTGGCGTGATGACGCAGTCGGCTCAAGCGCCGGCCGCAGTACAGCAGACGGCGCTGCAGCAGAAGCTGGACAGCTTGCTGAACGACAGCCGGTACGACGGTTCGCAGGTCGCGCTCGTGGTCCGCGACGCGACCACCGGCGAGACCTTGTACGACCGGAACGGCGGCCAGCGGATGCTGCCCGCGTCGAACACCAAGCTGTTCAGCTCGACGGCCGCGATGCACGTGCTCGGCCCGTCGTACCGCTTCCACACCGACGTCCTCGCCACCGCACCCGTCCGCGGTGGACAGCTCGTCGGTGACCTCTACCTCAAGGGGTACGGCGACCCGACCGCGCTCGAGTCGGACTACGCCGCCCTGGCGAAACAGCTGAAGGCGGCCGGCGTACGGCGCGTCTACGGCAACCTGATCGCGGACGACACGTACTTCGACCACGTCCGCCTCGGCGACAGCTGGGCCTGGGACGACGAGCCGTTCTACTACAACGCCCAGATCTCCGCGCTGACGCTGGCGCCGGACACCGACTACGACTCCGGTACGGCGATCGTCGAGAGCCGCCCCGGTGCGACCGTCGGCGCTCCGGTGCAGCTCGCCCTGGTTCCGGCGAACGGCGTACTGCAGCTGGTGAACACCGCGACCACCGGCGCGGCCGGATCGTCGAACACGCTGAGCATCGAGCGCGACCACGGGACGAATGTCGTCCGCGCGACCGGCTCGGTGCCGCTCGGCGCGTCGGTCGGCGAGGAGTGGGTGACCGTCTGGGAGCCCGAGCTGTACGCCGCCGACGTGTTCCGGCGCGCACTCGCCGCGGAAGGCATCTCGGTGAGCGGCCGGATCAAGAACGCCGCGACGCCGGCGGGCGCGACCCGGTTGGCGCGGGACGAGTCGATGACGGTCGGCGAGCTGATGACGCCGTTCCTCAAGCTCTCCAACAACATGCACGCCGAGACGCTGGTCAAGGCGATGGGCGCGGTCGCCGAGGCCGAAGGCAGCTGGCCGGCCGGGCTCGGCGTGACGACCGACTACGCCAAGAGCGTCGGCGTCGACACGAGCCGGATCCGGCTGTCCGACGGCTCCGGACTGTCCCGCAAGGTCAACGTGACCGCGGATGCGATCACCGACCTGCTGATCGGCGTACAGAAGGAGACGTGGTGGCAGCAGTGGTACGACGCCCTGCCGATCGCCGGCAACCCGCAACGGTTCGTCGGCGGGACGCTGCGCAGCCGGATGGCGAACACACCGGCCGCCAACAACCTGCACGGCAAGACCGGCTCGCTCACCGGTGTCACGTCGCTGTCCGGCTACGTGACGAACAAGGACGGCCGGAAGCTGGCCTTCGCGATGATCAGCAACAACTACCTGATCAGCCCGCGCTCGATCGAGGACGCCGTCGGCGTCACGCTCGCGTCGTGGTCCGACCAGGCACCCCCGGCCGCCGTCTCCACCTTGAGGACGGCGCAGTCTGCCTGTGAGCTGGAGTGGGACAAGGCCTGCTAA
- a CDS encoding MBL fold metallo-hydrolase, whose amino-acid sequence MRVTWWGHATTTIEANGTRLLTDPVLTSRIAHLRRRRGPAPAPEAGECDAVLISHLHADHLHLTSFPFISPDAALVVPRGAARLIHADRGPQYSDRCIEVAPGNQVRIGSLEITAVTAHHDGRRLPWSSYSAQPLGYRVDGAPSVWFAGDTDLYDGLAAEAGQVDLALVPVGGWGPSLGPGHLDPVRAAEAVRRVGASMAVPVHFGTFWPIGCDWIKPELFLAPGDRFKTAMTEVDPAVKVEVLVPGQTVEVGG is encoded by the coding sequence ATGCGAGTGACATGGTGGGGGCACGCCACCACCACGATCGAGGCGAACGGCACGCGGCTCCTGACCGACCCGGTGCTGACGTCGCGGATCGCCCATCTGCGCCGCCGGCGCGGTCCGGCGCCGGCCCCCGAGGCGGGGGAGTGCGATGCCGTGCTGATCTCGCACCTGCACGCCGACCACCTGCACCTGACCTCGTTCCCGTTCATCTCGCCGGACGCCGCGCTGGTGGTACCGCGGGGCGCGGCGCGGCTGATCCACGCCGACCGCGGACCGCAGTACTCGGACCGCTGCATCGAGGTTGCCCCGGGCAACCAGGTCCGGATCGGCTCGCTCGAGATCACCGCCGTCACGGCCCATCACGACGGGCGGCGGCTGCCGTGGTCGTCGTACTCCGCGCAGCCACTCGGGTACCGCGTCGACGGGGCGCCGAGCGTGTGGTTCGCGGGCGACACCGACCTGTACGACGGGCTCGCGGCGGAGGCCGGGCAGGTCGATCTCGCGCTGGTGCCCGTGGGCGGCTGGGGACCGTCGCTCGGTCCCGGTCATCTGGATCCGGTCCGCGCGGCGGAGGCGGTGCGGCGGGTCGGCGCGTCGATGGCGGTGCCGGTACATTTCGGGACGTTCTGGCCGATCGGCTGTGACTGGATCAAACCGGAGCTGTTCCTGGCGCCGGGGGACAGGTTCAAGACCGCGATGACCGAGGTGGATCCCGCGGTGAAGGTGGAGGTTCTGGTGCCGGGTCAGACGGTCGAGGTCGGTGGATGA
- a CDS encoding MFS transporter, with the protein MRTLPTTSLWRDQRFRTFWSAQGVSEFGDRITELALPLIAVTMLDASPSQVGFLTAAVWLPNLASLFIGAWVDHRRDKRPLMIAADLTRTVLLLTLPIAYWLGVLALGHLYVIAILAGTAHVVFGTAYASFFVRLVDRDQYLEANSKLSATRSVSFMGGPALGGLLVQWLTAPVALVLDALTFVFSAVQLSRLKVEPGAAEKSGEPLLHRAAVGMRYVLKHPYLSRSLGCATTVNFFNLMSMALLVLFASRHLGLSAGVIGVAFGVGASGGLLGAVIASPLSRRFGAGPVIAAGAIVFPSSIAIVALADGPTWLNAVALAVAEFVGAFAVMCFDVPLNSLQAAVIHDHMRSRVAGAFSSINYGIRPLGAVVGGFLGTWIGVRETLLVSAAGGLLAVLWLVGSPIIRTRELTGLEPPV; encoded by the coding sequence GTGAGGACGCTGCCGACCACGAGCCTGTGGCGGGACCAACGATTCCGGACGTTCTGGTCCGCCCAGGGCGTGTCCGAGTTCGGCGACCGGATCACCGAGCTCGCGCTGCCGCTGATCGCCGTCACGATGCTCGACGCCTCCCCCAGCCAGGTAGGCTTCCTGACAGCGGCGGTCTGGCTGCCGAACCTCGCGTCGCTGTTCATCGGCGCGTGGGTGGACCATCGCCGCGACAAGCGTCCGCTGATGATCGCCGCGGACCTGACCCGGACGGTCCTGCTCCTCACGTTGCCGATCGCGTACTGGCTCGGTGTGCTTGCCCTCGGCCACTTGTACGTGATCGCGATCCTGGCCGGTACGGCGCATGTCGTCTTCGGAACGGCGTACGCGTCGTTCTTCGTCCGGCTCGTCGATCGCGATCAGTACCTGGAGGCGAACAGCAAGCTCTCCGCGACCAGGTCGGTCTCGTTCATGGGCGGGCCGGCGCTCGGCGGCCTGCTGGTGCAGTGGCTGACCGCGCCGGTCGCGCTGGTCCTCGACGCGCTGACATTCGTGTTCTCGGCCGTCCAGCTCAGCCGGCTGAAGGTCGAGCCGGGCGCCGCGGAGAAGTCCGGCGAACCGCTGCTGCACCGGGCGGCCGTCGGGATGCGGTACGTCCTCAAGCACCCGTACCTGAGCCGCAGCCTGGGCTGTGCGACGACGGTGAACTTCTTCAACCTGATGAGCATGGCGCTGCTCGTGCTGTTCGCGAGCCGTCATCTGGGGCTGTCCGCCGGTGTCATCGGTGTCGCCTTCGGCGTCGGCGCGTCCGGCGGTCTGCTGGGCGCCGTCATCGCGTCGCCGCTCAGCCGCCGGTTCGGCGCCGGACCGGTGATCGCCGCCGGAGCCATCGTCTTCCCGAGCTCGATCGCGATCGTCGCACTGGCGGACGGTCCGACGTGGCTGAATGCTGTCGCGCTGGCGGTGGCCGAGTTCGTCGGCGCCTTCGCGGTGATGTGCTTCGACGTACCGCTGAACTCGTTGCAGGCGGCGGTCATTCACGACCACATGCGAAGCCGGGTCGCGGGCGCGTTCAGCAGCATCAACTACGGCATCAGGCCGCTCGGTGCGGTCGTCGGAGGGTTCCTCGGCACCTGGATCGGCGTCCGGGAAACCCTCCTCGTATCCGCAGCGGGCGGCCTGCTCGCCGTACTCTGGCTGGTCGGCTCACCGATCATCCGCACCCGCGAACTGACCGGCCTCGAGCCCCCGGTCTAG
- a CDS encoding GNAT family N-acetyltransferase, giving the protein MSLPVGHTARPMRLDDAALIAEQSAAYTSALLGFPKHSPEDVANYLRDPGVDLATDGWVVNGPDGFAGSATAVRITGGSHVNVDILGEDPAVLGWLLDQAERRAREAGRAEVILRVGVIHSDERLAAILAARGFAIGTSAHRMRITFDGPVAPPVVPEGVVVRRGAPDEASRRAAHAVLMEAFEEQPGTLPRPFEEWAASRESRSTFDWSQVTIAELDGQPVGMTECNDNFVSTDNCGYVGRLAVVPSARGRGLAKFLLRNAFAVDAAAGRAGTILHVDTSNPTPAVALYTGVGMRPDLISDVWMRTIAI; this is encoded by the coding sequence ATGAGCCTGCCGGTCGGTCACACCGCCCGCCCGATGCGGCTCGACGACGCCGCGCTGATCGCAGAGCAGTCCGCCGCGTACACCTCGGCCCTGCTCGGGTTCCCGAAGCACAGCCCTGAGGACGTCGCCAACTACCTGCGCGACCCCGGCGTCGACCTGGCGACCGACGGCTGGGTCGTGAACGGCCCGGACGGGTTCGCCGGTTCGGCCACCGCGGTACGGATCACCGGCGGCTCGCACGTCAACGTCGACATCCTCGGCGAGGACCCGGCGGTGCTCGGCTGGCTCCTCGACCAGGCGGAACGGCGGGCCCGCGAGGCCGGCCGCGCCGAGGTGATCCTCCGCGTCGGCGTCATCCACTCCGACGAGCGCCTCGCGGCGATCCTCGCCGCACGCGGCTTCGCGATCGGTACGTCGGCGCACCGGATGCGGATCACCTTCGACGGTCCGGTTGCCCCGCCCGTCGTACCGGAGGGAGTCGTCGTACGCCGGGGCGCCCCGGACGAGGCGAGCCGCCGGGCAGCGCACGCCGTACTGATGGAGGCGTTCGAGGAGCAGCCCGGGACGCTGCCGCGGCCGTTCGAGGAGTGGGCGGCGTCGCGGGAGAGCCGATCGACGTTCGACTGGTCGCAGGTGACGATCGCCGAGCTCGACGGGCAGCCGGTCGGGATGACCGAGTGCAACGACAACTTCGTCAGCACCGACAACTGCGGGTACGTCGGGCGGCTGGCCGTCGTGCCGTCCGCGCGCGGACGCGGACTGGCGAAGTTCCTGCTGCGGAACGCGTTCGCCGTCGACGCCGCCGCGGGACGCGCCGGCACGATCCTGCACGTCGACACGAGCAACCCGACGCCGGCGGTCGCTCTCTACACCGGCGTCGGGATGCGCCCGGACCTGATCAGTGACGTCTGGATGCGCACGATCGCGATCTGA
- a CDS encoding TIGR03085 family metal-binding protein codes for MTDYSRVERLALCDLFDQVGPAAPTLCEGWDAYDLAVHLYVREADPMAGPGLMIPALSDTTERRMQRVKERYGFAAVVGKVRTGPPAVSLFAVPKLGAQLNTTEYFIHHEDVRRAQPSYDVRTLPREQQDGLWKAVRLSAKAMARKAPSGVVLRRPDGTSSVAKRPNERGSVTVTGEPAELVLFCSGRQAVADVQLDGETEAVEQLRNASFGL; via the coding sequence GTGACCGACTACAGCCGGGTGGAACGACTCGCTCTGTGTGACCTGTTCGACCAGGTCGGACCTGCCGCGCCCACTCTGTGCGAGGGCTGGGACGCCTACGACCTCGCCGTGCACCTGTACGTCCGGGAGGCGGACCCGATGGCCGGGCCCGGCCTGATGATCCCCGCGCTCTCCGATACCACCGAGCGGCGGATGCAACGGGTGAAGGAGCGGTACGGGTTCGCCGCGGTCGTCGGCAAGGTACGCACCGGGCCGCCGGCCGTGTCCCTGTTCGCGGTGCCGAAGCTCGGTGCGCAGCTGAACACGACCGAGTACTTCATCCACCACGAGGACGTACGGCGCGCCCAGCCGTCGTACGACGTCCGAACGCTGCCGCGCGAGCAGCAGGACGGCCTGTGGAAGGCGGTCCGGCTGTCCGCGAAGGCGATGGCCCGGAAGGCGCCGAGCGGCGTGGTGCTCCGGCGGCCGGACGGCACGAGCAGCGTCGCGAAGCGGCCGAACGAGCGAGGCTCCGTCACGGTGACCGGCGAGCCGGCCGAGCTGGTGCTGTTCTGCAGCGGGCGGCAGGCGGTGGCCGACGTACAACTGGACGGCGAGACGGAGGCGGTGGAGCAGCTCCGCAACGCGTCATTCGGTCTCTGA
- a CDS encoding GNAT family N-acetyltransferase — MTAVLPETHTVRPPTREDAQAILELVSAYNTSVIGFADYTLEDAEDELSEPGFDLATDSWLVFDDDRLVGYGAVFGKGDHRDLDIDIVTAEVDVERWLLDRVLDRAAGFAREYGHAAVQVDTVNYQADVARRDRFAGYGFERGTTFHRMRIDHAGQVAAPDVPAGVTVRRGTPDETSQRAAHDVLNAAFDGQFGFTPRPFEEWKASQENHSAFDWSQLTLLELDGEVVAMRLCNDQFVEDEDCGYVGRLAVLEKARGKGLAKFLLRDQFAVDAAAGRTGTILHVDTNNPTPALGVYLSVGMQAVLVMEVWRRQVSA; from the coding sequence ATGACCGCCGTACTGCCTGAGACCCACACCGTCCGGCCGCCGACGCGCGAGGACGCGCAGGCGATTCTCGAACTGGTGTCCGCCTACAACACCTCGGTGATCGGCTTCGCCGACTACACCCTCGAGGACGCGGAGGACGAGCTCTCGGAGCCGGGCTTCGACCTCGCGACCGACAGTTGGCTCGTGTTCGACGACGACCGCCTGGTCGGGTACGGGGCGGTCTTCGGCAAGGGCGATCACCGGGATCTCGACATCGACATCGTGACCGCCGAGGTGGACGTCGAGCGCTGGCTGCTCGACCGGGTCCTCGACCGGGCGGCCGGGTTCGCGCGGGAGTACGGCCACGCGGCTGTCCAGGTCGACACGGTCAACTACCAGGCCGACGTCGCCCGCCGGGACCGCTTCGCCGGCTACGGGTTCGAGCGGGGCACGACGTTCCACCGGATGCGGATCGACCACGCCGGCCAGGTCGCCGCGCCGGACGTCCCGGCCGGTGTCACGGTCCGCCGGGGCACGCCGGACGAGACGAGCCAGCGGGCCGCGCACGACGTACTGAACGCCGCCTTCGACGGGCAGTTCGGGTTCACGCCGCGTCCGTTCGAGGAGTGGAAGGCGTCGCAGGAGAACCATTCCGCCTTCGACTGGTCACAGCTGACGTTGCTGGAGCTGGACGGCGAGGTGGTCGCGATGCGGCTGTGCAACGACCAGTTCGTCGAGGACGAGGACTGCGGGTACGTCGGCCGGCTCGCCGTACTGGAGAAGGCCCGCGGGAAGGGGCTGGCGAAGTTCCTGCTGCGGGACCAGTTCGCGGTGGACGCGGCGGCCGGACGGACCGGCACGATCCTGCACGTCGACACGAACAACCCCACTCCGGCGCTCGGCGTCTACCTGTCGGTGGGCATGCAGGCGGTGCTGGTCATGGAGGTCTGGCGTCGCCAGGTCAGCGCATGA
- a CDS encoding ArsR family transcriptional regulator, translated as MSLRNPYGDFEITDPQAMRALAHPVRLAALSYLQKNGPATATQLSEHVGASPSVTSWHLRHLAGFGLVVDGPPPSGSDRRQRWWHAAARGFRYEMPDTPEGAEAGRLLRTEMMNQALESTQQWLADTEPGLEPEWSRLAGSANTLLVLTSAEAEEIESAIEQLLAPYVQRRDTGELPDDARPVRYVRFSLPEATDSQ; from the coding sequence ATGTCTCTCAGGAATCCGTACGGCGATTTCGAGATCACCGACCCGCAGGCGATGCGCGCGCTGGCGCATCCGGTCCGGCTCGCCGCGCTCAGCTACCTGCAGAAGAACGGCCCGGCCACGGCGACCCAGCTGTCCGAGCACGTCGGCGCCTCCCCCTCGGTCACCAGCTGGCATCTGCGGCACCTGGCCGGTTTCGGCCTGGTCGTCGACGGTCCGCCGCCGAGCGGATCGGACCGGCGGCAGCGCTGGTGGCACGCGGCCGCGCGCGGGTTCCGGTACGAGATGCCGGACACTCCGGAGGGCGCCGAGGCCGGCCGGTTGCTGCGGACCGAGATGATGAACCAGGCGCTCGAGTCCACCCAGCAGTGGCTGGCCGACACCGAGCCGGGCCTCGAGCCCGAGTGGAGCCGGCTGGCGGGATCCGCGAACACGTTGCTCGTCCTCACGTCCGCCGAGGCCGAGGAGATCGAGTCCGCGATCGAGCAACTGCTGGCGCCGTACGTCCAGCGCCGCGACACCGGGGAGCTGCCGGACGACGCCCGCCCGGTCCGGTACGTTCGCTTCTCCTTGCCTGAAGCAACGGACTCGCAGTGA
- a CDS encoding alkaline phosphatase family protein produces MAKPPEQLSKDRRRRPLWLDVRRTGRGLQAMLYGGLASLITLIITFWTLPQISSDGRLPILRLVVLLAVFSMLMRWILAGIAVLIGSIGVLVGGLLSQFAVVYLGITVDPGVNLHGGVEAPVLVAIVMSSVSAFVGWVAYAGSDDAYVAEVMRLVHRRARRIQPAPKTGMLIIQIDGLSAPLLNWMVLAGNLPNLGGWIRDGNHSMLAWHTGVPATTPASQAGILHGGSRHIPAFRWYEKETGRVMVTNRGRDAAEIEARMSTGRGLLADGGVSISNNWSGDADKCELVFSRAGLPNSRSRGYVRFFSSPQGAARGLILCVAEMIKELHQARRQRARRLVPRVKRGGAYIFLRAVTNVLLRDLNVSLITDELVKGTPVIYCDFVDYDEVAHHAGPTRAESLQTLEGLDRVLGALRRIIDILPHSYEIVVLSDHGQSQGSTFLQRYGRTLAEVVDDLVDTTKEPVAAVGKSEGWGPVNAFLTELSMRRSVAGSVTRKALHVKDGEVELGPKECEPQVAPDEQMVVTASGNLALIYLATTPGRVPLEEIELLHPKLIPGLATHPGIGFVVVDSLAEGPVAIGRAGVRVLRSGRVEGEDPLAPYGEPAAASMLRQAEMPHNGDLVVVSRLDEFTHEVAAFEELVGCHGGVGGWQTEAVLVHPSRWVLDEPPVGSDAVHEVLIGWLEKLGHRKDLTKPVESKVEA; encoded by the coding sequence ATGGCGAAACCACCAGAACAGCTGTCCAAGGACCGGCGCCGACGTCCGTTGTGGCTGGACGTACGCCGTACCGGACGTGGTCTGCAGGCGATGCTGTACGGCGGCCTCGCCTCCCTGATCACGCTGATCATCACGTTCTGGACGTTGCCGCAGATCAGCAGCGACGGCCGGCTGCCGATCCTGCGGCTGGTCGTCCTGCTCGCGGTGTTCTCGATGCTGATGCGCTGGATCCTGGCCGGGATCGCGGTCCTGATCGGGTCGATCGGCGTCCTCGTCGGCGGCCTGCTGTCGCAGTTCGCGGTCGTCTACCTCGGCATCACCGTCGACCCCGGGGTGAACCTGCACGGCGGTGTCGAGGCGCCGGTGCTGGTCGCGATCGTGATGTCGTCGGTGAGCGCCTTCGTCGGCTGGGTCGCGTACGCGGGCAGTGACGACGCGTACGTCGCCGAGGTGATGCGGCTCGTGCACCGCCGCGCCCGGCGGATCCAGCCGGCGCCGAAGACCGGGATGCTGATCATCCAGATCGACGGCCTGTCCGCGCCGCTGCTGAACTGGATGGTCCTGGCCGGCAACCTGCCGAACCTCGGCGGCTGGATCCGCGACGGCAACCACTCGATGCTCGCCTGGCACACCGGCGTGCCGGCGACCACGCCCGCGAGCCAGGCCGGGATCCTGCACGGCGGCTCGCGGCACATCCCGGCCTTCCGGTGGTACGAGAAGGAGACCGGCCGGGTGATGGTCACCAACCGCGGCCGGGACGCGGCCGAGATCGAGGCCCGGATGTCCACCGGGCGCGGCCTGCTCGCGGACGGCGGCGTCAGCATCAGCAACAACTGGTCCGGCGACGCGGACAAGTGCGAACTGGTGTTCAGCCGCGCCGGCCTGCCGAACAGCCGCAGCCGCGGGTACGTGCGGTTCTTCTCCAGTCCCCAGGGCGCCGCGCGCGGCCTGATCCTGTGCGTCGCGGAGATGATCAAGGAGCTGCACCAGGCCCGCCGCCAGCGCGCGCGTCGCCTCGTCCCGCGGGTCAAGCGCGGCGGCGCGTACATCTTCCTGCGGGCGGTCACCAACGTCCTGCTCCGCGACCTGAACGTCTCGCTGATCACCGACGAACTGGTCAAGGGCACCCCGGTGATCTACTGCGACTTCGTCGACTACGACGAGGTCGCGCACCACGCCGGACCGACCCGGGCCGAGTCCCTGCAGACCCTGGAAGGCCTCGACCGGGTGCTCGGCGCGCTGCGCCGGATCATCGACATCCTTCCGCACTCGTACGAGATCGTCGTGCTGTCCGACCACGGCCAGAGCCAGGGCTCGACGTTCCTGCAGCGGTACGGCCGGACGCTCGCCGAGGTGGTCGACGACCTGGTCGACACCACCAAGGAGCCGGTCGCCGCGGTCGGCAAGTCCGAGGGCTGGGGGCCGGTGAACGCCTTCCTCACCGAGCTCAGCATGCGTCGGAGCGTGGCCGGATCGGTTACCCGGAAGGCGCTGCACGTGAAAGACGGCGAGGTGGAGCTCGGCCCGAAGGAGTGCGAGCCGCAGGTGGCCCCGGACGAGCAGATGGTCGTCACCGCGTCCGGCAACCTCGCGCTGATCTACCTCGCGACCACGCCCGGCCGGGTGCCGCTGGAGGAGATCGAGCTGCTCCATCCGAAGCTGATCCCGGGTCTTGCGACCCATCCCGGGATCGGGTTCGTGGTGGTGGACTCGCTCGCCGAGGGGCCGGTCGCGATCGGGCGGGCCGGTGTCCGGGTCCTGCGGTCCGGCCGGGTCGAAGGGGAGGACCCGTTGGCGCCGTACGGCGAACCCGCGGCCGCCTCGATGCTCCGCCAGGCCGAGATGCCGCACAACGGCGACCTCGTGGTGGTCAGCCGGCTCGACGAGTTCACCCACGAGGTGGCGGCGTTCGAGGAACTGGTCGGCTGTCACGGCGGGGTCGGCGGCTGGCAGACCGAGGCGGTGCTGGTGCACCCGAGTCGTTGGGTGCTCGACGAGCCTCCCGTAGGCTCCGACGCGGTTCACGAAGTGCTGATCGGCTGGCTGGAGAAGCTGGGGCACCGCAAGGACCTCACGAAGCCGGTCGAGTCGAAGGTGGAGGCCTGA